One stretch of Armigeres subalbatus isolate Guangzhou_Male chromosome 2, GZ_Asu_2, whole genome shotgun sequence DNA includes these proteins:
- the LOC134213234 gene encoding cyclin-H, whose product MYPQSSQKKYWTFKSEQELAELRLKQNRNFIARHGTEMSEEQKSSFFLSADEERLLLKQYELQLKEFCKRFEPPMPKYVVGTAFHYFKRFYLNNSSMDYHPKEILATCVYLSCKVEEFNVSIGQFVANIKGDRNKAMDIILSNELLLMQELNYYLTIHNPFRPIEGFLIDIKTRFNMSNPDRLRPGIDDFIDKTFLTDAPLTYAPSQIALAAVLHAASKEQENLDKYVTESLFGTAKDKLPVLIEAVRRVRSMVRTIELPQKDKVRALEKKLEKCRNQENNPDSQIYKQRMKKMYEDEDDAELLSSTYHMNATDTSLEVSQLNSSNSANMSIE is encoded by the exons ATGTATCCACAAAGTTCACAGAAAAAGTATTGGACTTTCAAAAGTGAACAGGAATTGGCGGAGCTTCGCCTAAAACAGAATCGCAATTTTATTGCCCGGCATGGAACCGAAATGTCT gaagaacaaaaatcatcatttttcttgTCAGCCGACGAGGAACGGCTGCTACTGAAACAGTATGAGCTTCAGTTGAAGGAATTCTGCAAACGGTTCGAACCCCCCATGCCAAAATATGTCGTCGGAACGGCTTTCCACTATTTCAAACGCTTTTATTTAAACAACTCATCGATGGATTATCACCCTAAGGAAATTCT AGCTACCTGTGTGTACCTTTCCTGTAAAGTGGAAGAATTCAACGTTTCAATCGGTCAATTTGTGGCAAACATCAAAGGCGACCGTAACAAAGCGATGGACATAATCCTGTCAAACGAGTTATTGTTGATGCAGGAGCTGAACTACTATCTTACGATTCACAATCCATTTCGACCGATTGAGGGATTCCTGATTGATATAAAG ACTCGTTTTAATATGAGCAATCCTGATAGGCTTCGTCCAGGTATTGACGACTTCATAGATAAAACATTCCTCACAGACGCACCTTTGACGTACGCCCCTTCTCAg ATTGCGCTAGCAGCCGTTCTACACGCAGCCAGCAAAGAACAGGAAAACCTTGATAAGTACGTAACTGAATCGCTTTTCGGAACAGCGAAAGACAAACTACCGGTTTTGATAGAAGCTGTACGTAGGGTACGGTCGATGGTCCGTACCATCGAGTTGCCTCAGAAAGACAAGGTGCGAGCACTCGagaaaaagttggaaaaatgTCGAAACCAGGAGAATAATCCCGATAGTCAAAT CTACAAGCAACGGATGAAAAAGATGTACGAAGATGAGGATGACGCCGAGCTGCTGAGCTCCACTTACCACATGAACGCAACCGATACAAGCTTAGAAGTGTCCCAACTGAACAGCAGTAACTCGGCTAATATGTCAATAGAATGA
- the LOC134213233 gene encoding uncharacterized protein LOC134213233: MSGMFSYNREAVRVKVKKYENNVETDTRKFSVDPQITSLEVLCSILAKAFDLRTDFGISYKALDAAGQESYLVVLSDWDLEAAFLRAHNQSIATKSEPCLFLRVDIKPFSVTSEWDGAGNSGGITKELVSLQQSIGAGHKYVQNKLPGLIMNQMEKTFSLVQRALNLAEDPTMTQAIRPPLADAEFRTFCDSVGQIVEPAHLRKVIYLGGIDPSLRRVIWKHILNVYPEGMTGRERMDYMKKKSGEYYKLRDVWRSAVQQGNIVGELAYVTSMVRKDVLRTDRLHPFYAGSDDNQNIASLFNVLTTYALNHPAVSYCQGMSDIASPLLVTMADEAQAYICFCAIMTRLSCNFMLDGIAMTLKFSHLSESLQYYDPEFFAYLKRHQADDLLFCYRWLLLEMKREFAFEDSLRMLEVLWSSLPPMAPNIELSLFEKEYEPPPVDVPQPKSPTQVVLRTPRENPYTKICALRRQSSAISLSSSCTNPINIINGPGKLDATKRLNLSLDENITRETLYNNKNISKVHQSLDEAKTALVKQRKIVRSVGDDDILESSNQAQGETEEHNDEDDNVFQPLAPSMELPTSTGTNPFLDSPSEHVTSTDIENRKETFQVIQSRKPAHNQMEKESKPSSQKRQLPQSQQSSEENGARKSPITGSKSIFSAGTGNLIARQLSTQRKNFSTTSGGHFKDLKEKLAASKKGIFASLDKSDAEAQTGTGQSGEDRKPKLVKNFNEFLSFAAMNRSRISDRLNNKRVTSSLDSTCSTLTITTGSSITVDDDSTETIEYDELKPKPLIKLTKSSFDDSDSSSIGVADSCTAVSRSSDNSSFIVDDSSVSVSPVHQPLQENDIGSSKDEEDEESDKLHFYEQPVQDGSSPDDSQEYFPMTTSMTRELRLELENLDRHVFGTDFHNQQRFYTLGGCIELDTPPESVDSIKAFAQSQPIQNHKLNNHTGDALEIHSVDEICDLKEIPSTDVVRYREKKRPRSDVDIDSKRVSTSSANADVFVWENPLHQIESPISAGGGELSQGRPLTTMIERTATTPDEHPELEYDGEIIVEAGTGKKSVTPIRLIRRTGDQSNSNSNRNSMVLPDSDSDDSPDRCSAVNFRFHPNNPFYEANYTEPTRIPVTRAASSPCETTQDIPQTTNITGSSNSFEEATEASKVDIAVQQSTTNIPTDVTPPENIDSIKVAGVLPPPHEFGGGNPFLMFLCLTILLQHRDYIMKTGMDYNEMAMHFDKMVRKHNVVRVLNQARQMYAEYRRLYMQQQQQQKSNAGSASMTSSMYGNLGGRVAENVNGNTSGNVHPRRNTTSGLTFTT, from the exons ATGTCTGGCATGTTCAGCTACAATAGAGAGGCAGTGCGGGTGAAGGTCAAG aaataCGAGAATAATGTAGAAACTGACACTCGTAAGTTTAGTGTCGATCCGCAAATTACCAGCCTCGAGGTGTTGTGTTCGATTTTGGCAAAGGCGTTCGATCTGCGAACGGATTTCGGCATCAGTTACAAAGCACTGGATGCTGCGGGTCAGGAAAGCTATCTGGTCGTTTTGTCGGATTGGGACTTAGAGGCGGCCTTCCTGAGGGCGCATAACCAATCGATAGCAACAAAAAGCGAACCATGTCTGTTTCTGCGTGTGGACATCAAGCCTTTTTCGGTTACTTCAGAATGGGACGGAGCAGgcaattctggaggaatcaCCAAGGAACTAGTCTCACTGCAGCAGTCGATTGGAGCGGGTCACAAATATGTTCAAAACAAGCTTCCAGGACTGATCATGAACCAGATGGAAAAGACTTTTTCCCTGGTGCAACGAGCGTTGAACTTGGCCGAAGACCCCACGATGACGCAGGCTATCCGGCCTCCATTAGCTGATGCTGAATTTCGAACGTTTTGCGACTCGGTTGGACAAATTGTGGAACCGGCACATCTTCGAAAAGTCATCTATTTAGGTGGGATTGATCCCAGTCTGCGGAGGGTAATCTGGAAGCACATATTGAATGTGTACCCGGAAGGGATGACTGGCAGGGAGAGGATGGATTACATGAAAAAGAAGTCTG GCGAATATTATAAGCTTAGAGACGTATGGCGATCGGCGGTACAACAAGGGAACATTGTCGGGGAATTGGCCTACGTAACGAGCATGGTTCGCAAGGACGTTTTGCGAACCGATCGATTACATCCGTTTTACGCCGGAAGCGACGATAATCAAAACATAGCGTCGCTCTTCAACGTACTGACTACTTACGCTCTGAATCATCCGGCTGTGAGCTATTGTCAGGGAATGTCCGATATTGCTTCGCCTTTATTGGTTACTATGGCTGATGAAGCACAGGCCTATATATGTTTCTGTGCCATCATGACCAGGTTGAGCTGCAATTTTATGCTTGATGGAATCGCGATGACTTTAAAATTCAGTCATTTGTCCGAATCGCTGCAGTACTATGATCCAGAATTTTTCGCCTATCTGAAAAGACACCAAGCAGATGATCTATTATTTTGTTATCGCTGGTTACTCTTAGAAATGAAGCGAGAATTCGCCTTTGAGGATTCGTTGCGAATGCTGGAAGTCTTGTGGAGTTCGCTTCCGCCTATGGCCCCAAACATAGAGCTGTCTCTGTTTGAGAAAGAATATGAACCTCCTCCGGTGGACGTTCCTCAGCCAAAGAGTCCAACGCAGGTCGTACTAAGGACTCCCCGTGAAAATCCTTACACCAAAATTTGTGCTCTCAGAAGACAAAGCTCTGCCATTTCATTAAGTTCCTCCTGCACTAATCCTATCAACATTATAAACGGACCCGGGAAACTGGATGCAACAAAACGTTTGAATCTCAGCCTAGACGAAAACATAACACGTGAGACGTTGTACAATAATAAGAATATCAGCAAAGTGCACCAGAGTTTGGACGAGGCGAAAACAGCTTTAGTGAAACAACGTAAAATAGTTCGCAGTGTCGGTGATGACGATATACTAGAAAGTAGCAATCAAGCTCAAGGTGAAACAGAAGAACACAATGACGAAGACGATAACGTATTCCAGCCACTTGCACCTTCAATGGAATTACCCACTTCAACCGGAACTAATCCATTTCTGGATAGCCCTTCTGAACATGTGACTTCAACCGATATCGAGAATCGGAAGGAAACTTTTCAAGTGATTCAATCCCGAAAGCCAGCGCATAACCAAATGGAAAAGGAGTCCAAGCCGTCATCTCAAAAAAGGCAACTACCACAATCGCAACAGTCTAGTGAGGAAAATGGTGCTCGGAAGTCGCCAATCACTGGAAGTAAAAGCATATTCTCGGCAGGCACGGGAAATCTGATTGCACGACAGCTCAGCACCCAACGAAAGAATTTCAGCACTACCAGTGGTGGACATTTCAAGGATCTAAAGGAGAAGCTGGCAGCAAGCAAGAAAG GAATATTCGCATCATTGGATAAATCGGACGCTGAAGCGCAAACCGGCACCGGACAGTCGGGCGAGGATCGTAAGCCAAAGCTTGTGAAAAACTTCAACGAGTTCCTTAGTTTCGCGGCTATGAACCGTAGTCGTATAAGCGATAGATTGAACAACAAACGTGTTACGTCATCCTTGGATTCCACCTGTAGTACTCTCACCATCACAACTGGTTCGTCCATTACCGTAGATGATGACTCCACGGAAACGATCGaatacgatgaactgaaacccaAACCGCTGATCAAGTTGACAAAGTCTTCGTTTGATGATTCCGACTCTTCTAGTATTGGGGTGGCCGATTCTTGCACCGCCGTATCTCGTTCTAGTGATAACAGTAGCTTCATCGTGGACGATAGTTCCGTTTCGGTATCCCCGGTGCACCAGCCACTGCAAGAGAACGATATCGGCAGCAGTAAAGATGAAGAGGATGAAGAAAGTGACAAATTGCACTTCTATGAGCAACCAGTTCAAGATGGAAGCAGTCCAGATGACTCTCAGGAATATTTCCCCATGACAACGTCTATGACCCGAGAGTTGAGACTGGAGCTGGAGAACTTAGACCGACACGTGTTCGGAACTGATTTTCACAATCAGCAGAGGTTCTACACGCTGGGTGGCTGCATCGAGCTGGATACCCCACCGGAAAGTGTCGACTCCATCAAAGCATTTGCACAATCGCAACCAATCCAGAATCACAAGTTGAACAATCATACTGGCGATgcgttggaaattcattcggtgGATGAAATATGTGATCTTAAAGAAATCCCTAGTACCGATGTCGTTCGGTATCGCGAGAAGAAGCGACCAAGGAGTGACGTCGACATAGATAGTAAGCGAGTCAGCACTTCCAGTGCTAATGCCGATGTATTCGTGTGGGAGAATCCACTGCATCAAATTGAAAGTCCAATATCCGCCGGAGGAGGTGAACTATCTCAGGGACGGCCGCTTACAACTATGATAGAGCGAACAGCAACTACACCCGATGAACACCCAGAACTTGAATATGATGGTGAAATTATTGTGGAGGCGGGGACTGGTAAAAAATCGGTCACTCCAATAAGATTAATCCGTAGAACAGGTGATCAATCAAATAGTAATTCCAATCGCAATTCGATGGTCCTTCCGGACTCAGATTCAGACGATTCACCAGACAGATGCTCAGCAGTCAATTTTAGATTTCATCCAAATAACCCCTTTTATGAAGCAAACTACACCGAGCCAACACGTATCCCAGTCACAAGAGCAGCCTCTTCTCCTTGCGAAACAACTCAAGACATTCCACAGACAACGAACATTACCGGCTCAAGCAATTCTTTTGAGGAAGCAACGGAAGCGTCCAAGGTAGACATAGCTGTGCAACAATCCACCACTAACATTCCAACCGATGTGACACCACCAGAAAACATTGACTCCATCAAGGTGGCAGGGGTGCTACCGCCCCCGCATGAATTTGGCGGCGGAAATCCATTTTTGATGTTTCTCTGTTTGACCATACTGTTACAACATCGAGACTACATAATGAAAACCGGCATGGACTACAACGAGATGGCAATGCATTTCGATAAAATGGTTCGAAAACACAACGTGGTTCGGGTGCTGAATCAAGCACGGCAAATGTATGCCGAATATAGGAGGTTGTACatgcaacagcaacaacaacagaaGAGTAATGCTGGCAGTGCGAGCATGACCAGTAGTATGTATGGGAACTTAGGGGGAAGAGTGGCGGAAAATGTTAACGGAAATACTAGCGGGAATGTACACCCAAGGAGAAATACGACGAGTGGATTGACTTTTACTACGTAG